From the genome of Acinetobacter lwoffii, one region includes:
- a CDS encoding DUF2789 family protein, giving the protein MTQTRPRMTKLFEQLGLASTEEAIAKFIESHQLAGDVFLTQAIFWTDAQRHFLEEKLHSDGEWTTVIDQLNESLHENSVK; this is encoded by the coding sequence ATGACTCAAACACGTCCAAGAATGACCAAATTATTTGAACAGCTTGGTTTAGCTTCTACTGAAGAAGCAATTGCAAAATTCATAGAGAGCCATCAGCTAGCTGGAGATGTTTTTTTAACACAAGCAATTTTTTGGACTGATGCTCAACGTCATTTTTTAGAAGAAAAACTACACTCTGATGGTGAATGGACGACAGTGATTGATCAATTAAATGAGTCTTTACATGAAAATTCAGTAAAATAA